One Alcaligenes ammonioxydans DNA segment encodes these proteins:
- a CDS encoding lipoate protein ligase C-terminal domain-containing protein — translation MHAEYKVPGGKLVVVDLDVKDNMIEQARLSGDFFLEPPEALGLINQALQGLSVNSSAEEIAAYVSRALPAEVEMFGLDPQAIGVVVRRALA, via the coding sequence ATGCATGCTGAATACAAAGTTCCTGGCGGCAAGCTGGTCGTGGTCGATCTGGATGTCAAAGACAATATGATCGAACAAGCACGACTGAGCGGCGACTTTTTTCTGGAACCCCCCGAAGCATTGGGTCTGATCAATCAGGCCTTGCAAGGCCTGTCCGTCAACAGCAGTGCCGAAGAAATTGCCGCTTACGTCAGCCGCGCTCTGCCTGCCGAGGTTGAAATGTTCGGTCTGGACCCACAGGCTATTGGCGTAGTCGTGCGGAGGGCCCTGGCATGA
- a CDS encoding lipoate--protein ligase family protein, with protein sequence MTGWNELPWELIHMEPQPAALHMALDEIITQEVSEGTRAPTLRIWEWQEAAVVIGRFQSLRNEIEAEAATRHGIRVVRRISGGGAMFIEPGNTITYSLSVPKQFVAGMTFQESYEFLDSWVIEALRDIGIDAWYQPLNDITSAGGKIGGAAQARRGNAVLHHVTMAYDIDADKMLEVLRIGKEKLSDKGTTSAKKRVDPIRSQTGMSREAVIKAMLDAFRKKTALKTSTLDTSTLEQAEKLARDRFLSNDWTQLVP encoded by the coding sequence ATGACAGGTTGGAACGAATTGCCCTGGGAACTGATCCATATGGAGCCGCAGCCTGCTGCTCTGCACATGGCATTGGATGAAATCATTACCCAGGAAGTCAGCGAGGGCACCCGCGCCCCTACCCTGCGCATCTGGGAGTGGCAAGAAGCTGCGGTTGTCATCGGACGATTCCAGTCCCTGCGCAATGAAATTGAGGCTGAGGCTGCAACCCGTCATGGCATTCGAGTCGTACGGCGTATCAGCGGAGGGGGCGCCATGTTCATCGAACCGGGCAACACCATTACCTACTCCTTAAGCGTGCCCAAGCAGTTTGTTGCCGGCATGACGTTTCAAGAATCCTACGAGTTTCTGGATTCCTGGGTGATTGAGGCCCTGCGCGACATTGGCATTGATGCCTGGTACCAGCCCCTAAACGATATCACCAGCGCAGGCGGAAAAATCGGTGGCGCAGCCCAGGCACGCCGTGGCAATGCGGTTTTGCACCATGTGACCATGGCCTACGACATTGATGCCGACAAAATGCTGGAAGTCCTGCGCATCGGCAAGGAAAAACTGTCTGACAAAGGCACCACCAGTGCCAAAAAACGGGTGGACCCTATCCGCAGTCAAACGGGCATGAGCCGTGAAGCGGTGATTAAGGCCATGCTGGATGCTTTTCGTAAAAAAACGGCCCTCAAAACCAGCACACTGGATACATCGACACTGGAACAGGCCGAAAAACTGGCCCGCGACCGCTTCCTGTCAAACGACTGGACACAGCTGGTGCCCTGA
- a CDS encoding peroxiredoxin — protein MATLRLGDLAPDFEQKSSVGTIKFHEFLGDSWGVLFSHPADFTPVCTTELGYTAKLADEFAKRNVKVIAVSVDDVDSHGKWIDDINETQHTTVNFPILADADRKVSDLYDMIHPNASTTVTVRSVFIIDPAKKVRLIITYPASTGRNFNEILRVIDSLQLTDSHSVATPVNWEDGDDVIIVPSLKDPEVLKQKFPKGYTEIRPYLRVTPQPNK, from the coding sequence ATGGCTACACTTCGTCTGGGCGACCTGGCCCCTGATTTTGAACAAAAATCCTCCGTTGGCACCATCAAGTTTCACGAGTTCCTGGGTGATAGCTGGGGCGTCTTGTTCTCCCACCCAGCTGACTTCACGCCTGTTTGCACGACCGAATTGGGCTACACCGCCAAGCTGGCCGACGAATTTGCCAAGCGCAACGTGAAGGTGATTGCTGTCTCCGTGGATGATGTGGATTCCCACGGCAAGTGGATTGACGACATCAACGAAACTCAACACACCACGGTGAACTTCCCCATCCTGGCCGATGCTGACCGTAAGGTATCGGATCTGTACGACATGATTCACCCCAATGCCAGCACCACGGTGACGGTTCGTTCGGTGTTCATCATTGACCCGGCCAAGAAAGTCCGTCTGATCATTACTTACCCTGCCAGCACGGGCCGTAACTTCAACGAAATCCTGCGCGTAATTGACTCTCTGCAATTGACTGACAGCCACAGCGTGGCCACTCCGGTTAACTGGGAAGATGGCGACGACGTGATTATCGTTCCAAGCCTGAAAGACCCCGAAGTGTTAAAGCAGAAGTTCCCTAAGGGCTACACCGAGATCCGTCCTTACCTGCGTGTGACGCCTCAGCCCAACAAGTAA
- a CDS encoding acyl-CoA dehydrogenase, giving the protein MTYRVPTQDIRFALTELADLPGVLELPGFEDFSAELIDAIIDENARFVEQEVAPLNRAGDQNGAKWNDGVVTTTPGFKKAFEEFAKAGWQGLQHEAELGGQGLPKLIGAVACENINAANLAFSLCPLLTDGVIEAVSMVGSDEQKTRFLPALLEGRWTGTMNLTEPQAGSDLAQVASRAVPQDDGSYRISGQKIFITYGEHDMAENIIHLVLARTPDAPAGVKGISLFIVPKFLVNEDGSLGARNDVWCASLEHKLGIHGSPTAVLLYGSGKGEVGEGAVGYLVGKENEGLKYMFIMMNAARYAVGVQGIAVAERALQQAIGYANDRVQGAPLSGGKAVSIAHHPDVQRMLMQMRALTEGSRALAYFAAGVNDKARHSADENARKRYQALYEFLVPVVKGFSTEMSLEVTSLGVQVHGGMGFIEETGAAQHYRDSRILPIYEGTTAIQANDFIGRKVLRDAGAVIQGLAPELGATVAKLRERAAQDGEHKAALTLIADRLEAGVKSVEQAATFTLMNAQKDLAAVFLGSVPFLMLSGYVLTGWQMARAALAAEKALSEGNQDPFLRRKLSTSVFFASHLLPRATALAHSVADGAQLTPYLSPELL; this is encoded by the coding sequence ATGACGTATCGTGTACCCACCCAAGACATCCGCTTTGCTCTGACAGAGCTGGCTGATCTGCCTGGTGTGCTGGAATTGCCTGGCTTTGAGGATTTCTCGGCCGAGTTGATCGATGCCATTATTGATGAGAACGCCCGTTTCGTTGAGCAGGAAGTAGCGCCGTTGAACCGCGCCGGAGATCAGAATGGCGCCAAGTGGAATGACGGTGTGGTCACGACGACACCCGGGTTTAAGAAAGCCTTTGAGGAATTTGCAAAAGCCGGTTGGCAAGGACTGCAGCACGAAGCCGAGCTGGGCGGGCAAGGTCTGCCCAAGCTGATCGGTGCTGTGGCGTGTGAAAATATCAACGCTGCCAACCTGGCCTTTTCTTTGTGCCCTTTGCTGACCGATGGGGTGATTGAGGCCGTGTCCATGGTGGGCTCGGACGAGCAAAAAACCCGCTTCCTGCCCGCCTTGCTTGAAGGCCGCTGGACCGGGACCATGAACTTGACTGAGCCCCAGGCCGGTTCCGATCTGGCCCAGGTGGCCAGCCGTGCGGTTCCTCAGGATGATGGTAGCTACCGCATCAGCGGCCAAAAGATTTTCATCACCTACGGTGAACATGATATGGCCGAAAACATCATTCATCTGGTGTTGGCTCGTACCCCGGATGCACCGGCCGGTGTGAAGGGGATTTCGCTATTTATCGTGCCCAAGTTCCTGGTGAACGAAGATGGGTCTTTGGGTGCCCGCAACGACGTCTGGTGTGCCTCGCTGGAGCACAAGCTGGGTATCCATGGCAGTCCGACTGCCGTGCTGCTGTATGGGTCCGGTAAAGGCGAGGTGGGCGAGGGCGCGGTCGGCTACCTGGTGGGCAAGGAAAACGAAGGCCTGAAGTACATGTTCATCATGATGAATGCCGCCCGTTATGCGGTAGGTGTGCAGGGTATTGCCGTGGCCGAGCGCGCCCTGCAGCAGGCTATCGGGTATGCCAATGATCGTGTCCAGGGTGCCCCCTTGAGCGGTGGCAAGGCGGTTTCAATTGCCCATCACCCGGATGTCCAGCGCATGTTGATGCAAATGCGTGCGCTGACCGAGGGATCGCGCGCGTTGGCTTATTTTGCCGCTGGCGTCAATGACAAGGCGCGCCATAGCGCGGACGAAAACGCTCGCAAGCGGTATCAGGCCCTCTATGAGTTCCTGGTACCCGTGGTCAAGGGGTTTAGCACCGAGATGTCTCTTGAGGTGACCTCCCTGGGAGTACAGGTGCATGGTGGTATGGGCTTCATCGAGGAAACCGGCGCAGCTCAGCATTACCGTGACTCCCGCATTTTGCCCATCTACGAGGGGACGACCGCCATTCAGGCCAACGACTTTATCGGTCGCAAGGTGTTGCGTGATGCGGGTGCGGTTATTCAGGGCCTGGCCCCTGAACTGGGTGCCACCGTGGCCAAGCTGCGTGAGCGCGCCGCCCAGGATGGCGAACACAAAGCGGCGTTGACACTGATCGCAGATCGGCTGGAAGCCGGGGTGAAAAGTGTGGAGCAGGCTGCCACCTTTACCTTGATGAATGCGCAAAAAGATCTGGCTGCCGTTTTCCTGGGCAGTGTGCCCTTCCTGATGCTGTCCGGTTATGTGTTGACTGGCTGGCAGATGGCCCGTGCCGCGTTAGCGGCCGAGAAGGCATTGAGTGAGGGCAATCAGGACCCATTCCTGCGCCGCAAGCTGTCTACCAGCGTGTTTTTTGCCAGCCACTTGCTGCCGCGCGCGACGGCTCTGGCGCATTCCGTGGCGGATGGGGCGCAGTTGACCCCCTACCTGTCGCCCGAGCTGCTGTAA
- a CDS encoding electron transfer flavoprotein subunit alpha/FixB family protein: MAILVIAEHDNQQLKAATLNALAAAQKIGGDIHVLVAGHQAAGVAQAAAQAQGVSKVLLADGPALAEGLAENVAAQVLGIASNYSHILFPATASGKNIAPRVAAKLDVGQLSDILSVESADTFTRPIYAGNAVATVQSGDAVKVITVRTTAFDAVAAEGGSAAVEELTAVADSGRSAFVSREVAKSDRPELAGAGVVVSGGRGLGSAENFKLLDGLADKLGAALGASRAAVDAGYAPNDWQVGQTGKIVAPQLYVAVGISGAIQHLAGMKDSKVIVAINKDPEAPIFGVADYGLVADLFEAVPELEKAL, encoded by the coding sequence ATGGCTATCCTTGTTATTGCCGAGCACGACAATCAGCAGCTCAAGGCTGCAACACTCAATGCCCTGGCTGCCGCTCAGAAGATCGGTGGCGATATTCATGTTCTGGTTGCCGGTCATCAGGCCGCCGGTGTTGCTCAGGCGGCTGCCCAAGCCCAGGGGGTCAGCAAAGTGCTGTTGGCCGATGGCCCAGCGCTGGCTGAAGGCCTGGCAGAAAACGTGGCTGCCCAGGTGTTGGGCATCGCCTCCAACTACAGCCATATTCTGTTCCCGGCAACGGCCTCGGGCAAGAATATCGCCCCTCGTGTGGCGGCCAAGCTGGATGTGGGCCAACTGTCGGATATTTTGTCCGTTGAATCCGCTGATACCTTCACCCGCCCCATTTATGCAGGCAATGCGGTAGCAACCGTTCAGTCCGGCGACGCTGTCAAAGTCATTACGGTGCGTACCACGGCCTTTGATGCAGTGGCCGCTGAAGGTGGCAGTGCTGCTGTCGAGGAATTGACGGCGGTGGCTGACTCGGGACGTTCTGCATTTGTCAGCCGTGAAGTTGCCAAGAGCGATCGCCCTGAACTGGCCGGTGCCGGTGTGGTGGTGTCGGGTGGCCGCGGTTTGGGTAGTGCCGAGAACTTCAAATTGCTGGACGGTCTTGCAGACAAGCTGGGTGCGGCATTGGGGGCATCTCGTGCCGCCGTCGACGCCGGCTATGCCCCTAATGACTGGCAAGTGGGACAGACGGGCAAGATCGTCGCCCCTCAGCTTTATGTGGCAGTCGGTATTTCGGGCGCCATCCAGCACCTGGCTGGCATGAAGGACTCCAAGGTCATTGTGGCGATCAATAAAGACCCTGAGGCGCCGATTTTCGGTGTGGCCGACTACGGTCTGGTTGCAGACCTGTTCGAAGCGGTGCCTGAGTTGGAAAAAGCGCTCTAA
- a CDS encoding electron transfer flavoprotein subunit beta/FixA family protein, producing the protein MKVLVPVKRVVDYNVKVRVKSDQTGVDIANVKMSMNPFDEIAVEEATRLKESGAATEVIAVSCGVAQSQETLRTALAIGADRATLVQTDAELQPLAVAKLIKAVVDKEQPQLVILGKQAIDDDANQTGQMLAALLDWPQATFASKVEVAGDSVLVTREVDGGLETLKLSLPAVITTDLRLNEPRYVTLPNIMKAKKKPLETLTPEELGIDVTPRIKTLKVTEPPARAAGIMVPDVATLVEKLKNEAKVI; encoded by the coding sequence ATGAAGGTGTTAGTACCCGTGAAACGCGTAGTTGACTATAACGTCAAGGTGCGCGTGAAATCCGACCAAACCGGGGTGGACATTGCCAATGTGAAAATGTCCATGAACCCTTTTGATGAAATCGCCGTCGAAGAGGCCACCCGCCTCAAAGAAAGCGGTGCTGCCACTGAGGTTATCGCCGTCTCTTGCGGTGTGGCGCAAAGCCAGGAAACCTTGCGTACGGCCCTGGCTATCGGTGCTGATCGGGCCACTCTGGTGCAAACCGATGCAGAACTGCAGCCCCTGGCTGTGGCCAAGTTGATCAAAGCCGTCGTGGACAAGGAGCAGCCTCAGCTTGTGATCCTGGGTAAACAGGCCATTGACGACGATGCCAACCAGACCGGCCAGATGCTGGCCGCCTTGCTGGACTGGCCTCAAGCCACCTTTGCCAGCAAAGTGGAGGTGGCGGGCGATAGCGTTTTGGTCACGCGTGAAGTGGACGGTGGTCTGGAAACGCTAAAGCTCAGTCTGCCTGCCGTGATCACGACGGACCTGCGCTTGAACGAGCCTCGTTACGTGACACTTCCCAACATCATGAAGGCCAAGAAAAAGCCTTTGGAGACCCTGACACCCGAAGAGCTGGGTATTGATGTGACGCCCCGGATCAAGACTCTGAAAGTGACCGAGCCCCCAGCGCGGGCCGCTGGCATCATGGTGCCCGATGTGGCTACGCTGGTCGAGAAACTGAAGAACGAAGCGAAGGTGATTTAA
- a CDS encoding histone deacetylase family protein, with amino-acid sequence METLYFIHPSCHLHEMGRWHPESPQRLDAINDQLLSSGLASYLAQRQARLATDEDILRVHDRAYLQKLKEQVPRQGYFNIDPDTLMNPHTLEAAYAAAGAGLDAVDGVMTEDAIGAFCAVRPPGHHAERARAMGFCFFNNIAVAAAYAMEKYDLKRVLIVDFDVHHGNGTEQIFAGDERVLMCSFFQSPFFPDSFQDPAAQNMVNIPVEAYTKSAQIIDLFKQVCLPRIEAFAPEIVFFSAGFDAHREDEMGQLSLVEADYAELTAMVVRACAPSAGHRLVSMLEGGYDPSSLGRSVVAHIKALAGL; translated from the coding sequence ATGGAGACACTATATTTTATCCATCCATCATGCCATTTGCATGAGATGGGGAGATGGCATCCGGAAAGTCCGCAGCGACTCGATGCCATAAACGATCAACTGCTCTCGAGCGGTCTGGCATCCTATCTGGCCCAGCGACAAGCCCGGCTGGCGACGGATGAGGATATCTTGCGAGTCCATGACCGCGCCTATTTGCAAAAACTCAAAGAACAGGTGCCGCGTCAGGGCTATTTCAATATAGACCCCGATACCTTGATGAATCCTCATACCCTGGAAGCGGCCTATGCAGCCGCTGGTGCGGGCCTGGACGCCGTCGACGGGGTCATGACCGAGGACGCGATTGGGGCATTTTGTGCCGTTCGCCCTCCCGGGCACCATGCCGAGCGGGCGCGGGCCATGGGGTTTTGCTTTTTCAACAATATCGCTGTTGCCGCGGCGTATGCGATGGAGAAGTATGATCTCAAGCGTGTGTTGATTGTGGATTTCGACGTACACCACGGCAATGGCACCGAGCAGATTTTTGCCGGTGATGAGCGCGTTCTGATGTGCAGTTTCTTTCAGTCGCCATTTTTTCCTGATTCCTTTCAGGACCCGGCAGCGCAAAACATGGTAAATATACCGGTTGAGGCCTACACCAAGTCTGCTCAGATTATCGATCTGTTCAAACAAGTTTGCTTGCCCCGCATCGAGGCATTTGCCCCAGAGATCGTCTTTTTTTCGGCAGGCTTTGACGCTCACCGTGAAGATGAGATGGGGCAGCTCAGTTTGGTTGAGGCCGATTATGCGGAATTGACCGCGATGGTTGTCCGGGCTTGTGCGCCTAGTGCCGGCCATCGTCTGGTCAGCATGCTGGAAGGGGGGTACGATCCCTCGTCCCTGGGACGCAGCGTGGTGGCTCATATCAAGGCACTCGCCGGGCTTTAG